DNA from Kryptolebias marmoratus isolate JLee-2015 linkage group LG8, ASM164957v2, whole genome shotgun sequence:
CCGGTCGTGTTAGCGACCGTAGCGTGACGCTAAAGCTAACAGGCAGCTAGCTTAGCTGAAAGAAGGAGCTCAGATTCTTCAAAAGGAGTTCCCGTGGACAAATATTAGCTCTTTAAacgacctcggtttggagaaaatgAACGTTTACTGGTGACCGGAATGACGAGCTAatgctaacagctaatccaTGAAAAAAATTACGTAATTTCTTAAAAACCGGAGTTCTAATTTGTAGTTGAAGACTTAAGaaagctccctggatgggaagacttcaactacagaataaaacatcgttttttattatttttttggggtGGCTGAAAGGCTacacgagctaacggctaacggCTAATCCATGAAAAAAATTACGTAATTTCTTAAAAACCGGAGTTCTAATCTGTAGTTGAAGACTTTAGAAAGCTCCCGGATGGGAAgacttcaactacagaataaaacttcggtttttattatttttagggtAACTGAAAGGCTaaacgagctaacggctaatccaTGAAAAAATTACATAATTTCTTAAAAACCGGAGTTCTAATNNNNNNNNNNNNNNNNNNNNNNNNNNNNNNNNNNNNNNNNNNNNNNNNNNNNNNNNNNNNNNNNNNNNNNNNNNNNNNNNNNNNNNNNNNNNNNNNNNNNNNNNNNNNNNNNNNNNNNNNNNNNNNNNNNNNNNNNNNNNNNNNNNNNNNNNNNNNNNNNNNNNNNNNNNNNNNNNNNNNNNNNNNNNNNNNNNNNNNNNNNNNNNNNNNNNNNNNNNNNNNNNNNNNNNNNNNNNNNNNNNNNNNNNNNNNNNNNNNNNNNNNNNNNNNNNNNNNNNNNNNNNNNNNNNNNNNNNNNNNNNNNNNNNNNNNNNNNNNNNNNNNNNNNNNNNNNNNNNNNNNNNNNNNNNNNNNNNNNNNNNNNNNNNNNNNNNNNNNNNNNNNNNNNNNNNNNNNNNNNNNNNNNNNNNNNNNNNNNNNNNNNNNNNNNNNNNNNNNNNNNNNNNNNNNNNNNNNNNNNNNNNNNNNNNNNNNNNNNNNNNNNNNNNNNNNNNNNNNNNNNNNaaaaaaaaaaaaaaaaaaaaactgacacgACGTTAGCTCAAACcgctaaaaacagatttattcattttgtttccacGCTGATCTAGTCCCCGTTCTGGGACGATCTTTGCTCGCCAACCCGGCCCGATTCAGGTCGATCGAAGCGCCATCCTCAGCAGGTAGGATATTGACCGCCGAACACCCGAACTGCAGCCGAACGTCAAGTCTCTAGATTCCGCATTTCGGTTTCAGCTTCTCCACTAAATCGACGTACGCCGCCATCGCCTCTTCTTTGGACAGACCTGTTGGGACacgagagagagacaaaaaaaacaaaatcaaacccGTCGGGCGCGGATTTCACGCGGTGAAAACGGGGGGTTTTCCGCGTCGGCGTTTACGACCTTTCTTCGCCGCCCACGCATCCCATTTGGCTTTCCCCGTGAAGTCGAGGAATCCCGGACGTTCTGCGGACAGAGACGAGactttcagtaaaataaaaacatatatttctgTATTAATGACACATCTGCGGTTCTTCCGTCACACATTTCATCCTCCAGGACATCTTCCGGTTCACGGATTCGACGTTGAAATAAATCGAATTAATTGTaagaaaaacagccttttttttggtgaatatattccaaaataaaagcttctttttctcGCCTGTCTGGAACTGAAACTTgtcaaacctcttttttttaaaaactcggCTCCGCCCTTTTTCTCTTCAAGCTCCTTATTGCTCAATTATGAGCTCATTCCGATCTgcgtttttttcccttttttttggattatttctttccaaaacataaaataaaagccccCATTTGTCCTAGTTTGTCTTCGTCTCACCCGTGTCGATGTCCCCCACCGTGGCTTGCTTGTATAAACCGTACAGGGAGGACAGATCCGCCTGATCCGGTCTCCGTTTCAGGACCTTCACCTCCTCCACGGCTTTCTCAAAGGCTTcctgatttcaaaataaattaaaaataagcgGAAAGCTGGACGTGAAATCAGCCGAAGTCTTGTTTTTCGCCTCCACACGTGGAGCTAAAACTAAAGTTCTGCTTTAAGAGACacctgaggaaaataaaaaataaaactccaggtGTTTCGGAAACAAATCCTTCAGTGAACGaacgaaaaataaaaaaaaaaaaagaaaagaaaaggttcgACTTACCGTCATGGTTTGACGCCGCGCTCGCCCCGCGCTCGTGTGGACTTGTCGGAGCGCAGATTTCCTGAGTGGGAGGAGGCCGGCTTCTTAAAGGGCTGGCgcagagttttttgttttttagagagGCAAacgtcttacctgctgcagacgcCGCCGAGCGCTCTCAGGTTTGGAGTTCGGTTCTGTTTCCGATGTTAACTCAGTGGTTTTGCTGCCTTTTAGTGCTCCTTTGGAGGCAAATCCACCCATTGAAACTCGTATATACGCatgttttaaatcctgtttttgtcccGTCGGAAAATAACAAATCCTCCACTTGCACAacgaaaatttaaaaaaaacaaaagacacttGCAGTTTCGCGCAGGCATGACCCGAAACAGTTGGCCTCAACGGCGGGCTCCTCGGGTGCTCGGCCTCAGTAAGACAGCGGGAACTGCAGGACTCCTTCTCCGGGAAAACATCCGAGGGACTAACGTGGAACTCTCGACCCGCAGCCTCAAAATCCGATTCCCGATCGGGACGGTTTTGGAACGAGACCGGAGGTGGTACTAAAGGAGGACCAGCCGTCTGGTCATGAATAACTCTGACCTTTATGTTGTTGTTCCACGTCGAAACGTGCACGTCCGGAAAAAAATAAGCAACGTACAGACTTCCATTTTGGCGTGTGGATGCATCAAATAAGTAAGATCCTATTGAAAATTGGGTTGCCACGTCCGaaaccaagatggccaccaccgtatttgtgtgtatatgtaaaCAGACGCCCCCATTTATTAGAGGAAACTATacatttaaccaaaataaaaactcgAAAGCAGAGTTTGCCTTAAATGATCGGGGGGGGACCGAACATTAATCCTTGGGGGACACAGTCTGGCTCTGGTGGTGGATGAAATGGTCTTCATGTGTCCCCGtgcgtccctgtgatggactggaaaccagtccagggtgtccccccgcctcgcctctcacacagtgactgccgTTTCATCCCTAAAAGGATGGATGtggcggtggccatcttggtttCTGACGTGGCAACCCGGCTTTCGACGGCGACCTCACTCGCGCCTGGACGCGTccacaaaaccaaaatggaagtcGGTACGTCGCCTCCGGCTCACGAGACGAACCGGACGCTTCTTCGCGTTGCAAAGGGGGGGgataaatttaagaaaaaaagaaacaccccCACAGCGACCGAGGCTCGCTTTACAGTCTGCCTTTCTGTCCCTCGACGGAGCGCTGTCAGGGAGCGAGAGACCACGTCACCACGGCGACCAAGCAGCTCTCACGGTTCCTCCTCGCACGTCGAAACGTCGGCTTTTAGCAGCCGGAGGCTCCAAAcgaagctgaaaggttttttttttttctttgttttttgtgtgtgtgtgtgtgtgtgtgttgctcaGCTGCACTGACGTCCTTCAAAACGTCTCCAGGAAGTATCCACTTcccagtttcagctgctttaatcCTCATGTTTCACGTGGAagatgagaacaaaaacaaataaaactcaccACAAGGTGGCAGCATCGTCACATTTAAAAACGCTGCCTGAGCTCAGATTCACCTtttaggttcttttttttattttattgtgattaGAGCTTAATTTTTCAATAACAGGGCTGTGAATttattgacctttgaccccattcggaggctggaaaaacaaactgatcgAACTCATCGCTTCAAAAGGCAGGAAAttgtagaaaacatttttatttttttttttgtgaaactctcCGTATTGAAAACATTCACACTCTTGAAACGATTGTCGTTCGaacaaaacacagtttgacTCCGATTTCAGAACATGGATTTATAAAGTAACAGAGAAAAattgagaaacaacaaaaataaaagtaaaatagttttttttttttgtttttaaataacttttaacacCTTAATGCTGAACCGAATCAACATGAAGggatttttatataaaatatgtaataaaaagaGGCTTTCCTGCTTATTTACTCCATTTCAtagattttctgtcatttccatTCTTCTTTTTagcataaacaacaaacaaaaacaaatattcttaaaaaaagatgGTGCCATTTTCTACCAAATGTGTCTGAATCAACagttgtgcttgtttttgtaaaagatttgccttcatttaacagaaaagtgacatttttaagCCTTTTCTGGGTGCCTCGcgtcacaaaaaagaaacaaaaacaaaaaaaaaagtttttttatttaaacttaataAGTGTTTGGGCTTTAATAGACGTTAGAGTAGTTGGAGAAATCGTC
Protein-coding regions in this window:
- the LOC108249844 gene encoding acyl-CoA-binding protein-like encodes the protein MTEAFEKAVEEVKVLKRRPDQADLSSLYGLYKQATVGDIDTERPGFLDFTGKAKWDAWAAKKGLSKEEAMAAYVDLVEKLKPKCGI